The following are from one region of the Nymphaea colorata isolate Beijing-Zhang1983 chromosome 7, ASM883128v2, whole genome shotgun sequence genome:
- the LOC116257028 gene encoding histone H2A-like has protein sequence MEGGKSVKASGGRKAGAKRSVVSKSVKAGLQFPVGRIARFLKKGRYAQRVGIGAPVYLAAVLEYLAAEVLELAGNAARDNKKTRIIPRHVLLAVRNDEELGKLLAGVTIANGGVLPNIHSVLLPKRTEKASQETKSPKSPKKA, from the exons ATGGAGGGTGGAAAGTCCGTTAAGGCGAGCGGCGGCCGGAAAGCCGGTGCGAAGAGATCCGTCGTCTCGAAGTCGGTCAAGGCTGGCTTGCAGTTCCCGGTCGGAAGGATTGCCCGCTTCCTGAAGAAGGGCAGGTACGCCCAGAGGGTCGGCATCGGTGCCCCCGTCTACCTCGCAGCCGTCCTTGAATACCTCGCAGCTGAG GTCCTAGAGTTGGCTGGCAATGCTGCTAGGGACAACAAGAAGACGAGGATTATTCCGAGGCATGTTCTTCTGGCCGTGAGGAACGACGAAGAGTTGGGGAAGCTCCTGGCTGGCGTGACGATTGCAAACGGTGGTGTTCTGCCCAATATCCATTCTGTGCTGTTGCCCAAGAGGACGGAGAAGGCGTCCCAGGAAACCAAATCCCCAAAGTCTCCAAAGAAGGCTTGA